In Desulfonatronum thiosulfatophilum, a genomic segment contains:
- the bioB gene encoding biotin synthase BioB — protein MRNMRTDIFFEHAAEQAAQRGLYRVELHELAQAGFVRTGLEAGFLKAAHALKEAAFPGQIHVCAITSAKTGRCGEDCAFCAQSARFYTDLTPHPLLSEDELVRRGEEALASGISRFGLVASGGRLSPKEIVVVCHAAQRLTQAGIVVDVSPGMLNQEEFKQLREAGIGCIHHNLETSAGFYPRICTSHSWKQRAKVVQAATEAGCSVCSGGIFGMGESWADRVDLALCLRELGVHSVPLNFLNPIAGTPLAHYPVLAAEEALAIIALFRFALPTAHIRIAGGRQRVFGNALQDIFASGASGVMVGDYLTTPGMSMKNFKAAAQSYGLRLV, from the coding sequence ATGCGCAACATGCGAACGGACATTTTTTTCGAGCACGCGGCCGAGCAGGCCGCACAGCGGGGCCTGTACCGAGTTGAACTGCATGAACTGGCGCAAGCGGGGTTTGTGCGGACAGGCCTCGAGGCAGGGTTTCTGAAAGCGGCTCATGCGTTGAAAGAGGCTGCCTTTCCAGGGCAAATTCATGTTTGCGCCATCACCAGCGCAAAGACCGGGCGTTGTGGTGAAGATTGCGCCTTCTGCGCCCAATCCGCACGTTTCTACACGGATCTGACCCCGCATCCACTGCTCTCCGAAGATGAATTGGTCCGGCGCGGGGAGGAGGCCCTTGCGTCGGGCATCTCGCGGTTCGGGCTGGTTGCCAGCGGCGGACGCCTGTCTCCCAAGGAAATCGTCGTGGTCTGCCATGCAGCGCAGCGGTTGACGCAAGCCGGAATCGTCGTGGACGTATCCCCGGGAATGCTCAACCAGGAAGAATTCAAGCAACTACGCGAGGCCGGCATCGGCTGTATCCATCATAACCTGGAAACCTCGGCCGGATTCTATCCGCGAATCTGCACCAGCCACTCCTGGAAACAACGTGCTAAGGTGGTGCAAGCAGCGACCGAGGCCGGTTGCAGCGTCTGTTCGGGGGGAATCTTCGGCATGGGCGAGAGCTGGGCGGACCGGGTGGATTTGGCGCTTTGTCTGCGGGAACTCGGCGTGCATTCCGTGCCCCTGAACTTCCTGAACCCCATTGCCGGCACGCCTCTGGCGCATTACCCCGTACTCGCCGCCGAGGAGGCACTGGCCATCATTGCCCTCTTCCGTTTTGCCCTTCCCACGGCTCACATTCGCATTGCCGGAGGCCGGCAGCGAGTCTTTGGCAACGCATTGCAGGACATTTTCGCCTCCGGCGCTTCCGGAGTGATGGTCGGCGACTACCTGACCACACCTGGCATGAGCATGAAAAATTTCAAAGCAGCCGCCCAGTCCTACGGTCTACGTCTTGTGTGA
- a CDS encoding magnesium transporter — protein MLTTARHLLEEHFASAAVLGICLGITVSLIGIVRAGPEVALVVALTMVCTVLLRQPGGMSLPFLLNRMKIDTATVSALWSHPLPMSAAY, from the coding sequence ATCCTGACAACTGCCCGGCATCTTCTTGAAGAGCATTTTGCCTCTGCGGCAGTTTTGGGCATCTGCCTGGGCATTACGGTCTCTTTGATCGGCATCGTCAGGGCCGGTCCGGAAGTGGCTCTTGTCGTGGCTCTGACCATGGTCTGTACCGTGCTGCTTCGGCAGCCTGGCGGGATGTCGCTGCCCTTTCTGCTCAACAGAATGAAAATAGACACGGCCACGGTCAGCGCCCTCTGGTCACATCCATTGCCGATGTCGGCGGCGTACTGA
- a CDS encoding response regulator, with product MAMFVNIRAWIALGLWLLLPCMASALELTPAEQDYLRELDRVSMCVDPEWPPYERLDEQGNFTGIVERPFNYQIVFKIFVAIALFVFFALNWSSQVRRRNRQLDLLSRQLKEDIAAREQIEHRLKEQSDHLRLVIDTVPNYIFAKDIDGRFLLANKAMADVFGLPPEDVVGKTDRDHSPSDEMVEFFRKADLAVIESGRPLFIPEEKSLRKDGTVGWFQTIKIPYRHPESDRPAILGVAVDITERKLIEEAVRASERRFHQLAEQSRTVIWEVDAQGLFTYVSPLVRKFYGYHPEELVGIKHFFDLIPESDREHCKSQGLRIISLKESIENMESRIQTKDGRILWVLSNGVPLLDENDQVLGFRGADVDITPRKHLEEQIRFKNALQKLIARVSSEFINATSTNIADKINAMLRQYGEFLQVDRTFLFQLSPDEQLILKVHEWCAPGVEAINSVFRDAVVAELPLLAEAAAKREMLMVRDVDQLQEGPDKRLLVRQNVRSMLCLPIVKNDRLWGFYGFDAVRAKRIPDPEQIQVLRIMGHILGDALSRNQFELELQQAKEQAEAATQAKSQFLANMSHEIRTPMNAIIGMTHLALRTEMTPRQQDYLARIDSAAKTLLGVINDILDFSKIEAGKLELEHAVFDLDEVFGNLAAIVGLKAEEKKLRLIFSVAPETPRRLVGDALRLNQVLINLVNNAIKFTRQGEVVVSVELCPDHMSTASSLNHVSDNHACLLFTVRDTGNGMSREQVSQLFQAFTQGDASITRKHGGTGLGLVISRQLVQMMGGVIQVESEVGRGSVFSFALLLEKAADREPSPDLGNAPVFRTAASRLLVVEDMEEVREVLASMLEHYGFRVDVAQNGKEGMAMIRDASDQGEPYDLVLMDWRLPDLDGIDAIRRIRGEASLSKVPEFILVTGFAREEIMHQTREMGIGLLLKPLNRSMLFDAVAQILQPGSSRTSGTGDQVFPEPSAPKISKNLAGRRILLVEDNALNRDLVRELLTPTGVALEMAVNGREGVMREAAEHFDLILMDVQMPEMDGLEATREIRKREQATSPPRRIPIIAMTAHAMAMDREKSLAAGMDDHLTKPVDPEQLKQTLLRWIAPERTEQPMSGAPEAPAAVSPSGGQGAGSGSESPRNLTLPPDILPPFDIPRVLVRCNGNRDLLRRLLAAFGQEHAESMPRLHSLIRQGDFAGARIHAHSLKGAAATLEAADLADAAGNVEAALRDGQLDQLPDLLEKLAVFLEQALLAAVAGFSVTEPTRPSRTRTDIALGQNVGEDVLTSLSELESLLRDNNLRARRKFAELAGQFSGHDVDDQVGALQSSLNNLDFEGALHALKLLMDRLADKKS from the coding sequence ATGGCCATGTTCGTGAACATCCGGGCCTGGATCGCACTCGGGCTGTGGTTGCTGCTTCCGTGCATGGCGTCCGCCCTGGAGTTGACCCCCGCCGAACAGGATTACCTGCGGGAACTGGACCGGGTGAGCATGTGCGTGGATCCGGAATGGCCGCCCTACGAACGGCTGGACGAGCAGGGCAACTTCACCGGAATAGTGGAACGACCGTTCAATTACCAGATCGTGTTCAAGATCTTCGTCGCGATCGCGCTGTTTGTTTTTTTCGCATTGAATTGGAGCAGCCAGGTTCGTCGTCGCAACAGGCAGCTCGATCTTCTCAGCCGGCAGCTCAAGGAGGATATCGCGGCCCGGGAGCAGATCGAACACCGATTGAAGGAGCAAAGTGACCATTTGCGGCTCGTCATCGACACTGTGCCCAACTACATTTTCGCCAAGGACATCGATGGCCGATTCCTGTTGGCCAACAAGGCCATGGCCGACGTTTTCGGTCTGCCCCCGGAAGACGTGGTGGGCAAGACCGATCGCGACCATTCTCCTTCGGATGAAATGGTGGAATTCTTTCGCAAGGCCGATCTCGCCGTGATCGAGAGCGGCCGGCCTCTCTTCATTCCCGAGGAAAAGTCGTTGCGCAAGGACGGCACCGTGGGATGGTTCCAGACCATCAAAATACCTTACCGGCATCCTGAGTCGGACAGGCCGGCGATTCTCGGCGTGGCCGTGGACATCACGGAGCGCAAGCTGATCGAGGAGGCCGTGCGTGCCAGCGAGCGCCGTTTCCACCAGCTCGCGGAGCAGAGCCGGACCGTGATCTGGGAAGTGGACGCCCAGGGGCTGTTTACCTACGTCAGTCCGCTGGTCCGAAAGTTCTACGGCTATCACCCAGAAGAGCTCGTGGGCATAAAACATTTTTTTGATCTCATTCCGGAATCGGATCGTGAGCATTGCAAGTCCCAGGGCTTGCGGATCATCTCCCTCAAGGAATCCATCGAGAACATGGAGAGCAGGATTCAGACCAAGGACGGGCGCATCCTGTGGGTATTGTCCAACGGCGTGCCTTTGCTCGACGAGAATGATCAGGTTCTGGGTTTTCGGGGTGCGGACGTGGACATCACCCCGCGCAAGCATCTGGAAGAACAGATCCGATTCAAAAACGCCCTCCAGAAGTTGATCGCCCGGGTTTCCTCGGAGTTCATCAACGCCACCTCCACGAACATCGCGGACAAGATCAACGCCATGCTCAGGCAGTACGGCGAGTTTCTGCAAGTGGACCGTACGTTCCTGTTTCAGCTCTCGCCGGATGAACAGCTCATTCTCAAGGTCCATGAATGGTGCGCTCCGGGCGTCGAGGCGATCAACTCCGTGTTTCGCGATGCCGTGGTGGCGGAATTGCCCCTGCTCGCCGAGGCCGCCGCAAAGCGGGAAATGCTGATGGTCCGAGACGTGGATCAGCTTCAGGAAGGACCGGACAAACGGCTGCTCGTGCGCCAGAACGTGCGGTCCATGCTCTGCCTGCCCATTGTCAAGAACGACCGGCTATGGGGATTCTACGGGTTTGATGCGGTCCGCGCCAAACGCATTCCGGATCCGGAGCAGATCCAGGTGCTGCGAATCATGGGGCATATCCTCGGCGACGCCCTGTCGCGAAACCAATTCGAGCTGGAATTGCAGCAGGCCAAGGAGCAGGCCGAAGCCGCAACCCAGGCCAAGAGCCAGTTCCTGGCCAACATGAGCCACGAAATCCGCACTCCCATGAACGCGATCATCGGGATGACCCATTTGGCGCTGCGCACGGAAATGACTCCCCGGCAGCAGGACTACCTGGCCAGGATCGACAGCGCCGCCAAGACCCTGCTCGGCGTGATCAACGACATTCTGGACTTTTCCAAGATCGAGGCCGGAAAGCTCGAACTGGAGCATGCCGTTTTTGATCTGGACGAGGTGTTCGGCAACCTGGCCGCCATTGTCGGGCTCAAGGCCGAGGAAAAGAAGCTGAGGCTGATTTTTTCCGTGGCGCCGGAAACGCCGCGCCGTCTGGTGGGCGATGCCCTGCGCCTGAACCAGGTATTGATCAACCTGGTCAACAACGCGATCAAGTTCACCAGACAGGGTGAAGTGGTCGTTTCCGTCGAGCTCTGTCCCGATCACATGTCGACAGCTTCTTCCCTGAACCATGTTTCCGACAATCATGCGTGTCTGCTGTTCACGGTCCGGGATACCGGCAACGGCATGAGCAGGGAACAGGTCAGCCAGCTGTTTCAGGCGTTCACCCAGGGCGACGCCTCCATCACCCGCAAGCACGGCGGCACCGGTCTGGGCTTGGTCATCAGCCGGCAACTGGTGCAGATGATGGGAGGAGTCATCCAGGTGGAAAGCGAGGTGGGCCGGGGCAGCGTCTTCAGCTTCGCGCTGTTGCTGGAAAAGGCCGCGGACCGCGAGCCGTCGCCGGATCTCGGCAACGCTCCCGTCTTCCGTACGGCCGCGAGTCGCCTGCTGGTGGTCGAGGACATGGAAGAGGTCCGGGAAGTGCTGGCAAGCATGCTGGAGCATTACGGCTTCCGCGTGGACGTCGCGCAAAACGGCAAGGAGGGCATGGCCATGATCAGGGATGCATCGGATCAGGGCGAGCCTTATGACCTCGTGCTCATGGACTGGCGGTTGCCGGACCTGGACGGCATCGACGCCATCCGGCGGATCAGGGGCGAGGCATCCTTGTCTAAGGTTCCGGAATTCATTCTGGTCACGGGCTTCGCCCGTGAGGAGATCATGCATCAGACCAGGGAAATGGGAATCGGTCTGCTCTTGAAGCCTCTGAACAGATCCATGCTCTTCGACGCCGTGGCCCAGATTCTCCAGCCCGGATCGTCACGGACATCCGGAACAGGAGATCAGGTGTTCCCGGAACCTTCGGCCCCAAAAATCAGCAAGAACCTGGCCGGTCGCCGGATCCTCCTGGTGGAGGACAACGCCCTGAACCGCGATCTGGTCAGGGAACTTCTGACCCCGACCGGCGTGGCCTTGGAAATGGCGGTCAACGGACGGGAAGGAGTGATGCGCGAAGCGGCGGAACACTTCGACCTGATCCTGATGGACGTGCAGATGCCCGAGATGGACGGTCTGGAGGCGACGCGGGAGATCCGGAAGCGAGAACAGGCAACGTCCCCGCCGCGCAGAATACCCATCATTGCCATGACCGCCCATGCCATGGCCATGGACCGGGAGAAAAGCTTGGCTGCGGGCATGGACGACCATCTGACCAAGCCCGTGGATCCGGAACAGCTGAAACAGACCCTGTTGCGCTGGATTGCGCCGGAACGGACGGAACAGCCCATGAGCGGTGCACCTGAAGCGCCGGCGGCAGTTTCTCCGTCTGGCGGACAGGGGGCGGGCTCTGGCTCCGAATCACCGCGCAACCTGACCCTTCCGCCCGACATCCTGCCGCCCTTCGACATTCCCAGGGTTCTGGTCCGCTGCAACGGGAATCGCGACCTGCTGCGCAGGCTGCTGGCTGCTTTTGGACAGGAGCATGCCGAATCCATGCCCAGGCTGCATTCCCTGATTCGGCAGGGCGACTTTGCCGGGGCGCGCATCCATGCCCACTCCCTGAAAGGCGCGGCCGCCACCCTGGAAGCCGCTGATCTCGCCGACGCGGCCGGGAACGTGGAGGCGGCGCTGCGCGACGGGCAACTTGACCAGCTCCCCGACCTGCTGGAAAAGCTGGCCGTGTTCCTGGAGCAGGCCCTCCTTGCTGCGGTCGCCGGCTTTTCTGTTACGGAACCGACAAGACCGAGCCGGACCCGGACCGACATCGCCCTTGGCCAAAACGTTGGCGAGGACGTGTTAACCTCTTTGTCCGAGCTGGAATCCCTGCTCCGGGACAACAACCTCCGGGCCCGCAGAAAGTTCGCCGAACTGGCTGGACAGTTCTCCGGTCACGACGTGGACGACCAAGTGGGCGCATTGCAGAGCAGCCTGAACAACCTGGACTTCGAGGGCGCTCTGCATGCCCTGAAGCTGCTCATGGACCGCCTCGCCGATAAAAAATCCTGA
- a CDS encoding diguanylate cyclase domain-containing protein — MVEERQARILMVDDELVNIELIADIFDQDHEVLFAVNGEKALEVAMISAPDVILLDVLLPGMDGFEVCTRLKADPLTMDIPVIFITGLGDIAAEAKGLELGAMDYIAKPINPPVVRMRVRNQIELKRARDQLSRLASTDGLTGLANRRRFDEVLSMEHARHIRSGAELGLIMLDIDHFKLFNDTYGHVHGDDCLRAVADVLRESLHRTTDLAARYGGEEFTCILPDTVKAYAVAERIRKGVEDLRIPHGHSPTADHVTISLGVVDTCCTRETSPSQIVARADQELYAAKTQGRNRISYTPSVHCRTAAVGESETGPRDAAVS, encoded by the coding sequence ATGGTTGAGGAGCGTCAGGCCAGAATTCTTATGGTGGATGATGAACTCGTGAACATTGAATTGATCGCAGACATCTTCGATCAGGATCATGAGGTGCTGTTTGCGGTCAATGGTGAAAAAGCCCTGGAAGTCGCCATGATTTCGGCGCCCGACGTCATCCTGCTGGACGTGTTGCTGCCGGGAATGGACGGATTTGAAGTGTGCACTCGGCTGAAGGCCGATCCACTGACCATGGACATTCCCGTCATCTTCATCACCGGACTGGGAGACATTGCGGCGGAAGCAAAAGGCCTGGAGCTGGGGGCCATGGATTATATCGCCAAGCCCATCAATCCGCCGGTGGTCAGGATGCGCGTCCGCAACCAGATCGAGCTGAAGCGCGCCCGGGACCAGCTCTCCCGGTTGGCCTCCACGGACGGGTTGACCGGCCTGGCCAACCGCCGTCGATTCGACGAGGTTCTGTCCATGGAACATGCCCGCCATATCCGTTCCGGCGCGGAACTAGGGCTGATCATGCTGGACATCGACCATTTCAAGCTCTTCAACGACACGTACGGTCACGTGCACGGAGATGACTGCCTGCGTGCCGTGGCCGACGTGCTGCGGGAGTCGCTGCACCGGACCACGGATCTGGCGGCCCGCTACGGCGGGGAGGAGTTCACCTGCATTCTTCCGGACACGGTCAAGGCGTATGCCGTAGCCGAACGAATTCGCAAGGGAGTCGAGGATTTGCGCATTCCCCACGGCCACTCGCCCACGGCTGATCACGTCACGATCAGTCTCGGCGTCGTCGATACATGCTGCACGCGCGAAACGAGCCCATCCCAGATCGTCGCGCGCGCCGACCAGGAACTCTATGCGGCCAAAACCCAAGGCAGGAACCGGATCAGTTATACCCCAAGCGTGCATTGCCGGACTGCGGCAGTTGGTGAGAGCGAAACCGGTCCACGGGATGCGGCTGTCTCTTGA
- the alr gene encoding alanine racemase produces MPIDYNLLKVSIDLQAIQANYRFLSSRGKRLIAVIKSDAYGHGLIPVGEALAAVGADFFAVGTVEEAARLRPAVRGTVLALLGPQSVEDIQIVAEQGILPLVARLDQLAGLEREAARLGRQIPIALKFDTGMARLGFAAADVEAVARALGKMRLLRPEWLISHLATADEPHQAEFVHEQAARFQRIADRLALAGHHPQRSLVNSGGLLAFPELAWNAQRPGIALYGANPFHGTDLAPLGRELRPAMQVQAPVLAVHALPKGASISYGRTYVADMDKTVAIVAAGYADNYSRGLSNKGWMLIRSQRAKILGRVCMQLTAVDVTEIAGVAPGDAAVLLGEQDGQAITPEELASWWGTITYEVFCLLGMNRREYATS; encoded by the coding sequence ATGCCCATTGATTACAATCTCCTGAAGGTTTCCATCGACCTTCAAGCCATCCAGGCGAATTACCGGTTTTTGTCGTCCCGGGGGAAACGGCTGATCGCCGTGATCAAATCCGACGCCTATGGTCACGGCCTCATTCCCGTCGGCGAAGCTCTTGCCGCGGTCGGCGCGGATTTTTTCGCCGTGGGCACGGTGGAGGAGGCGGCCCGGTTGCGGCCCGCTGTGCGGGGGACCGTGCTGGCGCTGTTGGGGCCGCAATCAGTAGAGGACATCCAGATCGTGGCGGAGCAGGGTATCCTGCCGCTGGTGGCCCGGCTCGATCAGCTGGCCGGATTAGAGCGCGAAGCAGCTCGCCTGGGGCGACAGATCCCCATTGCCCTGAAGTTCGATACGGGCATGGCCCGGCTGGGCTTTGCCGCAGCCGACGTGGAGGCGGTTGCGCGGGCCCTGGGGAAAATGCGGCTGCTGCGGCCGGAATGGCTGATCAGTCACCTGGCCACGGCGGACGAGCCGCATCAGGCGGAATTCGTCCATGAACAGGCCGCCCGCTTTCAACGAATAGCTGACCGTTTGGCGCTTGCGGGCCACCATCCGCAACGCTCGCTGGTCAATTCCGGCGGATTGCTGGCCTTTCCGGAACTGGCCTGGAACGCCCAGCGACCCGGCATCGCCCTCTACGGCGCCAACCCCTTTCATGGCACGGACCTGGCTCCTCTGGGCAGGGAACTTCGTCCGGCCATGCAGGTTCAGGCTCCGGTTCTGGCCGTGCATGCCCTGCCCAAGGGCGCTTCCATTTCCTACGGCCGAACCTATGTCGCGGACATGGACAAAACCGTGGCCATTGTCGCCGCGGGATATGCGGACAATTACTCCCGCGGCCTTTCCAACAAAGGCTGGATGCTCATCCGCAGTCAACGGGCCAAAATTCTCGGCCGGGTCTGCATGCAGCTTACCGCCGTGGACGTAACGGAGATCGCCGGGGTTGCGCCGGGCGACGCGGCCGTATTGCTCGGGGAGCAGGACGGTCAGGCAATAACTCCTGAAGAATTGGCCTCCTGGTGGGGCACCATCACCTATGAAGTTTTTTGCCTCCTTGGCATGAACCGGCGGGAATATGCCACCTCTTGA
- a CDS encoding Fur family transcriptional regulator, translating to MDNVLTHPENNSRLEQMVSRLKEQNFRITPQRLEVLKILASSSDHPTVEQIYAKVQRIFPTTSIATVYKTVALLREIGEILELGFPDGSNRYDGSKPFPHPHVICTKCRKILDPDLTSLRDVNQEVSQRTGFRITTHRLDFFGVCGECQE from the coding sequence ATGGACAACGTATTGACTCATCCTGAAAACAATTCCCGGCTGGAGCAGATGGTCTCCAGACTCAAGGAGCAGAACTTCCGGATCACGCCTCAACGGCTGGAAGTTCTCAAGATCCTGGCTTCCAGCAGCGACCACCCCACCGTGGAGCAAATCTATGCCAAGGTTCAGAGGATTTTTCCCACCACAAGCATTGCCACGGTGTATAAGACCGTGGCCCTGCTCCGTGAGATCGGGGAAATTCTCGAACTTGGCTTTCCCGACGGCAGCAATCGCTACGACGGCAGCAAGCCCTTTCCGCATCCCCACGTGATCTGCACCAAATGCCGGAAGATCCTCGACCCGGACCTGACCAGCCTCAGGGACGTGAATCAGGAAGTCTCCCAGCGGACCGGCTTCCGGATCACGACCCATCGCCTGGATTTTTTTGGGGTTTGTGGAGAATGCCAGGAGTGA